The Kordia sp. SMS9 genome window below encodes:
- a CDS encoding serine hydrolase: MKHKIFKVFVLTFIVITAFYCESCTMVYRSVVHGQADVTDNEWQPNVAVEKGTDTFMFAAKTDPELASFLDESLEGSNTNAFMVIKNDTIIYEKYFNNYNENSLLTSFSVAKSFVSALVGIAQEEGLLNENEPITTYLPELLKQDKDFAKITVKHLLNMQSGIKFDEYPRINPFTGMARLYYGTNIRTKVTNGMTIEEAPGRFNYRSIDTQVLGVILERVTQMPLEEYLSKKLWKPLGMQSDATWTVDSERNKMVKAFCCLNATTEDFAKLGRLYLNGGKYNGKQIVPAAWVAKTDSGKKIYAHSDYKNKWWTNSHYDVFETEAEGKAYGMANNKDFLKTKKLKSGKYVVHFQGDDYNALGILGQYVYVNPTENIIVVRLGDSWRNKRFYLSELIYTYIGNGRYKKMLPKKETVAKSAQKAVVQN, translated from the coding sequence ATGAAACACAAAATATTCAAAGTATTCGTCCTCACATTTATAGTAATTACCGCATTCTATTGCGAAAGTTGTACCATGGTATACAGATCTGTGGTGCACGGTCAAGCAGATGTTACCGATAATGAATGGCAACCCAATGTTGCGGTTGAAAAAGGAACAGATACTTTTATGTTTGCTGCTAAAACAGATCCGGAATTGGCTTCTTTTTTAGATGAAAGTTTGGAAGGAAGTAATACCAATGCGTTTATGGTAATTAAGAATGATACGATCATTTATGAGAAATATTTCAATAACTATAATGAAAACTCGCTCTTAACTTCTTTCTCGGTAGCAAAGTCGTTTGTATCTGCGCTGGTAGGAATCGCGCAAGAAGAAGGACTTTTAAATGAAAACGAGCCAATTACAACGTACTTACCAGAATTATTGAAGCAAGACAAGGACTTTGCGAAAATCACGGTAAAACACTTGCTAAACATGCAAAGCGGCATCAAATTTGACGAATATCCACGCATCAATCCGTTTACAGGAATGGCACGTTTATATTATGGTACCAACATTCGTACAAAAGTTACCAACGGAATGACCATTGAAGAAGCGCCAGGACGTTTTAACTACCGAAGTATTGATACACAAGTTTTAGGAGTAATATTAGAACGTGTGACGCAAATGCCTTTGGAAGAATACTTGTCAAAAAAACTTTGGAAACCACTCGGAATGCAGTCAGATGCAACTTGGACGGTTGATAGCGAGCGTAACAAAATGGTCAAAGCATTCTGCTGTTTAAATGCGACTACGGAAGACTTTGCAAAATTGGGAAGATTATACCTTAACGGTGGAAAATACAACGGAAAACAAATTGTTCCAGCGGCTTGGGTTGCCAAAACAGATAGTGGAAAAAAAATATACGCACACTCAGATTACAAAAACAAATGGTGGACAAACTCGCACTACGATGTTTTTGAAACCGAAGCAGAAGGAAAAGCCTACGGAATGGCAAACAATAAAGACTTTCTAAAGACAAAAAAACTCAAAAGCGGTAAATATGTAGTGCATTTTCAAGGAGACGATTACAATGCGTTAGGCATCTTGGGGCAATATGTATATGTAAATCCAACAGAAAACATCATTGTGGTGCGTTTGGGTGATTCATGGCGCAACAAACGCTTCTATCTTTCTGAATTAATCTATACATACATTGGAAATGGGCGTTACAAAAAAATGTTACCAAAAAAGGAAACAGTAGCAAAATCAGCACAAAAAGCTGTAGTACAAAATTAA
- a CDS encoding DUF433 domain-containing protein, translated as MKFENKAEIGNGIYTLPDLASILDLDYYKVSKLLNEYWNKRLADNFGSKYSWSIGKNKAVSFHTLVEFYMFYQLKESGVTTQSILKAHRELSETYLTPFPFAKSEILERISCFGKKIVLEISEDLIINLDSTKQLNLKFIKNFMHKLDFDSNNLAKRLYPLGKKNSVVVDPKHQFGQPTLKGTNLFPETIFNLYNNEESKKFIASSYDISVKQVNDAINYCKSKNAA; from the coding sequence ATGAAATTCGAAAATAAAGCTGAAATAGGAAATGGGATTTATACGCTGCCAGATTTAGCTAGTATATTGGATTTAGATTATTATAAGGTTAGTAAGTTGTTAAATGAATATTGGAATAAAAGACTTGCTGATAATTTCGGCTCGAAGTATTCTTGGTCGATTGGAAAGAACAAAGCTGTAAGTTTTCATACGCTTGTGGAGTTTTATATGTTTTATCAATTAAAAGAATCAGGAGTTACAACTCAAAGTATTTTAAAAGCTCATAGAGAGTTGTCAGAAACATACTTAACTCCTTTTCCTTTTGCAAAATCGGAAATACTAGAAAGAATCAGTTGCTTTGGAAAGAAAATAGTTCTTGAAATTAGTGAAGATTTAATAATTAATTTAGATTCAACTAAACAGTTGAATCTAAAATTTATTAAAAACTTTATGCATAAATTAGATTTTGACAGTAATAATCTTGCGAAAAGACTTTATCCATTAGGAAAGAAAAATTCAGTTGTTGTAGACCCTAAGCATCAATTTGGGCAACCAACTTTAAAGGGAACTAATCTTTTTCCAGAAACCATATTTAATCTTTATAATAATGAAGAAAGTAAAAAATTTATCGCTTCTTCATATGACATAAGTGTAAAGCAGGTTAATGATGCTATTAATTATTGTAAAAGTAAAAATGCTGCTTAA